In the genome of Pseudorca crassidens isolate mPseCra1 chromosome 12, mPseCra1.hap1, whole genome shotgun sequence, one region contains:
- the TSHZ1 gene encoding teashirt homolog 1 has protein sequence MPRRKQQAPRRSAAYVPEEELKAAEIDEENVEEDGLPLDVQESDFVCNEEAELKEAPSYQNSPISTATNQDAGYGSPFSESSDQPAPFKSSSCKEEKEEAQGREGVSYPQDSLAQIKAVYANLFSGSCWSSLALDLKKSGSTTGNSDAGQKEGSTPAATPPTSTAGATGTTASTPSSGSGSGTGTSASGGSGYDWHQAALAKTLQQTSSYGLLPEPSLFSTVQLYRQNNKLYGSVFTGASKFRCKDCSAAYDTLVELTVHMNETGHYRDNNRDKDSEKTKRWSKPRKRSLMEMEGKEDAQKVLKCMYCGHSFESLQDLSVHMIKTKHYQKVPLKEPVPAITKLVPSAKKRALQDLAAPCSPEPAGVTAEVAPSESAKDQKSTNPYVTPNNRYGYQNGASYTWQFEARKAQILKCMECGSSHDTLQQLTAHMMVTGHFLKVTTSASKKGKQLVLDPMVEEKIQSIPLPPTTHTRLPAAHVKKQPDSPSGSATSEEKKEPEKEKALPAASGDADKQIKEEGEDAADKFEPTTLYQYLREEDLDDSPRGGVDILKSLENTVSTAISKAQNGAPSWGGYPSIHAAYQLPGTVKPLPTVQSVQMQPSYASSVKPLSSEHGALLHSPGSLTPPPHKSNVSAMEELVEKVTGKVSVKKEERPAEKEKGSPAKAASPAAKENKDFPRAEDLGGGGRPQQKKGPEAEAGKTRKEGAVDAHTPNGTEPLKAKVTNGCNNLGIITDHSPEPSFINPLSALQSIMNTHLGKVSRPVSPSLDPLAMLYKISTSMLDKPAFPAPPAKPPGTLDRYCYENSDQPIDLTKSKSKALAPGAADGVSSPLRESALMDISDMVKNLTGRLTPKSSTPSTVSEKSDADGSSFEEAVDELSPVHKRKGRQSNWNPQHLLILQAQFASSLRETPEGKYIMSDLGPQERVHISKFTGLSMTTISHWLANVKYQLRRTGGTKFLKNLDTGHPVFFCNDCASQFRTASTYISHLETHLGFSLKDLSKLPLNQIQEQQNVSRVLANKALGPVGAAEDDLGSTFQCKLCNRTFASKHAVKLHLSKTHGKSPEDHLIYVTELEKQ, from the coding sequence CTTACGTTCCTGAGGAAGAACTGAAGGCAGcagaaatagatgaagaaaacgTGGAGGAGGATGGGCTGCCTTTGGACGTTCAGGAAAGCGACTTCGTGTGCAATGAGGAGGCGGAGCTCAAGGAGGCCCCGAGCTACCAGAACTCCCCCATCAGCACCGCGACTAATCAGGACGCCGGCTACGGGTCGCCGTTCAGCGAAAGCAGCGACCAGCCAGCCCCTTTCAAGAGCTCTTCctgcaaggaagagaaagaggaggccCAGGGCCGGGAGGGCGTCTCCTACCCCCAGGACAGCTTGGCCCAGATCAAGGCCGTGTATGCAAACCTCTTCTCGGGGTCCTGCTGGTCCAGCTTGGCTCTGGATTTGAAGAAGTCCGGCTCGACCACCGGCAACAGCGATGCCGGCCAGAAGGAGGGCTCCACCCCCGCCGCCACGCCCCCCACCAGTACCGCGGGGGCCACCGGGACCACGGCGAGCACCCCCAGCTCGGGCTCCGGCTCCGGCACCGGCACCAGCGCCAGCGGCGGCTCCGGGTACGACTGGCACCAGGCTGCCCTGGCCAAGACGCTGCAGCAGACGTCCTCGTACGGGCTGCTGCCCGAGCCCAGCCTCTTCAGCACCGTGCAGCTCTACCGGCAGAACAACAAGCTGTACGGCTCCGTGTTCACGGGCGCCAGCAAGTTCCGCTGCAAAGACTGCAGCGCCGCGTACGACACGCTGGTGGAGCTGACGGTGCACATGAACGAGACGGGGCACTACCGCGACAACAACAGGGACAAGGACTCCGAGAAGACCAAGCGGTGGTCCAAGCCCAGGAAGCGCTCCCTGATggagatggagggcaaggagGACGCGCAGAAGGTACTCAAGTGCATGTACTGCGGCCACTCCTTCGAGTCCCTGCAGGACCTGAGCGTGCACATGATCAAGACGAAGCATTACCAGAAAGTGCCTCTCAAGGAGCCGGTGCCGGCCATCACCAAGCTGGTCCCTTCCGCCAAAAAGCGGGCGCTGCAGGACTTGGCGGCCCCCTGCTCCCCCGAGCCGGCGGGCGTCACGGCCGAAGTGGCGCCGAGCGAGTCAGCCAAGGACCAGAAGTCGACCAACCCGTACGTGACGCCCAACAACCGCTACGGCTACCAGAACGGGGCCAGCTACACCTGGCAGTTCGAGGCCCGCAAGGCCCAGATCCTCAAGTGCATGGAGTGCGGCAGCTCCCACGACACCCTGCAGCAGCTCACCGCCCACATGATGGTCACCGGCCACTTCCTGAAAGTGACCACCTCCGCCTCCAAGAAAGGGAAGCAGCTGGTGCTGGACCCCATGGTGGAGGAGAAGATCCAGTCcattcccctgccccccaccacgcACACGCGGCTGCCCGCCGCCCACGTCAAAAAGCAGCCCGACTCTCCCTCGGGGTCCGCGACCTCAGAGGAGAAGAAGGAGCCCGAGAAGGAGAAGGCGCTGCCGGCGGCGTCCGGGGACGCAGACAAGCAGATCAAGGAGGAGGGTGAGGACGCCGCTGACAAGTTCGAGCCCACCACCCTCTACCAGTACCTCCGCGAGGAGGACCTGGACGACAGCCCCAGGGGCGGGGTGGACATCCTGAAGTCCCTGGAGAACACGGTCTCCACGGCCATCAGCAAAGCCCAGAACGGCGCCCCCTCGTGGGGCGGCTACCCCAGCATCCACGCCGCCTACCAGCTGCCGGGCACCGTGAAGCCGCTGCCGACCGTGCAGAGCGTGCAGATGCAGCCGTCCTACGCCAGCAGCGTGAAGCCTCTGTCCTCGGAGCACGGCGCGCTCCTGCACTCCCCGGGGAGCCTCACGCCGCCGCCCCACAAGAGCAACGTGTCGGCCATGGAGGAGCTGGTGGAGAAGGTCACGGGCAAGGTCAGCGTGAAGAAGGAGGAGAGGCCGGCGGAGAAGGAGAAGGGGTCGCCGGCCAAGGCCGCGTCCCCCGCGGCCAAGGAGAATAAGGACTTCCCCAGGGCCGAGGACCTGGGCGGCGGCGGCAGGCCCCAGCAGAAGAAGGGCCCCGAAGCCGAAGCGGGGAAGACCAGGAAGGAGGGTGCGGTGGACGCCCACACCCCGAACGGCACAGAGCCCCTCAAGGCCAAAGTCACCAACGGCTGTAACAACCTGGGCATCATCACGGACCACTCGCCCGAGCCCTCCTTCATCAACCCGCTGAGCGCCCTGCAGTCCATCATGAACACCCACCTGGGCAAAGTGTCCAGGCCCGTGAGCCCCTCGCTGGACCCGCTGGCCATGCTCTACAAGATCAGCACCAGCATGCTGGACAAGCCGGCcttccccgccccgcccgccaAGCCGCCCGGCACCCTGGACCGCTACTGCTACGAGAACAGCGACCAGCCCATCGACCTGACCAAGTCCAAGAGCAAGGCCCTGGCCCCGGGTGCCGCCGACGGCGTGTCCTCGCCGCTCCGGGAGAGCGCGCTCATGGACATCTCGGACATGGTGAAGAACCTCACGGGCCGGCTGACCCCCAAGTCCTCCACGCCTTCCACCGTGTCGGAGAAGTCGGACGCCGACGGCAGCAGCTTCGAGGAGGCAGTGGACGAGCTGTCGCCCGTGCACAAGAGGAAGGGGCGGCAGTCCAACTGGAATCCGCAGCACCTGCTCATCCTGCAGGCCCAGTTCGCCTCGAGCCTGCGGGAGACCCCGGAGGGTAAGTACATCATGTCGGACCTGGGCCCTCAGGAGCGGGTGCACATCTCCAAGTTCACCGGGCTCTCCATGACCACCATCAGCCACTGGCTGGCCAACGTCAAGTACCAGTTGCGGAGGACAGGGGGGACCAAGTTCCTGAAGAACCTGGACACAGGGCATCCTGTTTTCTTTTGCAACGATTGTGCCTCTCAGTTCAGAACTGCTTCCACGTACATCAGTCATCTAGAGACACACTTAGGCTTCAGCTTGAAGGATCTCTCCAAGCTGCCACTGAATCAGATTCAAGAACAGCAGAATGTCTCCAGAGTCCTGGCGAACAAAGCATTGGGCCCGGTGGGAGCCGCCGAGGACGATCTGGGCTCCACATTCCAGTGCAAGCTCTGCAACCGGACTTTCGCGAGCAAGCACGCAGTCAAACTGCACCTTAGTAAGACCCACGGCAAGTCCCCCGAGGACCACCTGATCTACGTGACGGAGCTGGAGAAGCAGTAG